One region of Acidovorax sp. T1 genomic DNA includes:
- a CDS encoding type 4a pilus biogenesis protein PilO: MAKTQASKIDFAALQSNLQRQFKNLDPKDPSLWPVLPKFLLCAFIALGVAAVLWFVQLTDYQAELESERGKEVVLREDYTKKLVKAVSLDALKKQREQIQQYVIQLEKQLPSKAEMAALLSDINQAGLGRSLQFDLFRPGQIVVRDYYAELPIAVKVTGKYHDMGAFASDVAHLSRIVTLNNISIVPAGKEAGMLSMDATARTFRYLDPEEVQAQKNAGGKK; the protein is encoded by the coding sequence ATGGCAAAAACACAAGCTTCAAAAATTGATTTCGCTGCACTGCAGAGCAATCTGCAGCGGCAGTTTAAAAATCTGGATCCCAAAGATCCATCGCTTTGGCCGGTTTTGCCGAAGTTTTTGCTCTGTGCATTCATCGCACTCGGTGTTGCTGCCGTACTCTGGTTTGTCCAACTGACAGATTACCAGGCAGAGCTTGAATCGGAGCGTGGCAAGGAAGTGGTTCTTCGCGAAGACTATACGAAGAAACTTGTAAAGGCTGTAAGTCTGGATGCGCTCAAGAAGCAGCGCGAACAGATACAGCAGTATGTGATCCAGCTTGAAAAGCAATTGCCCAGCAAGGCGGAAATGGCTGCCTTGCTGTCAGATATCAACCAGGCGGGATTGGGGCGGAGCTTGCAATTTGATCTATTCCGCCCTGGTCAAATCGTCGTCCGAGATTATTACGCGGAACTCCCGATTGCCGTGAAAGTGACGGGAAAGTACCATGACATGGGTGCATTTGCATCGGATGTTGCGCATTTGTCCCGTATTGTGACTTTGAACAATATTTCGATTGTTCCGGCGGGGAAGGAGGCTGGCATGTTGTCCATGGATGCCACCGCGAGAACTTTCCGCTACCTGGATCCTGAAGAGGTTCAGGCGCAAAAAAATGCCGGAGGAAAGAAATGA
- the lptM gene encoding LPS translocon maturation chaperone LptM has product MLRASQILVSTLALAASAAALLGCGQRGPLYLPGAPEARQRATLPETLSPVLTAPATTPTPPASVPQ; this is encoded by the coding sequence ATGTTGAGAGCTTCCCAAATTCTAGTCAGTACCCTTGCCCTTGCTGCGAGTGCGGCGGCATTGTTGGGCTGTGGCCAGCGCGGCCCCTTGTACCTGCCCGGCGCGCCCGAGGCCAGGCAACGCGCCACGCTGCCTGAAACCCTCTCGCCTGTACTGACCGCACCGGCAACCACCCCCACGCCCCCCGCGTCGGTGCCGCAGTAA
- a CDS encoding sulfite oxidase heme-binding subunit YedZ, translating into MRKLLLHPAAKPVLFVLCLLPLSWLVYAAATDRLGANPAEALIRATGDWTLRALCMVLAVTPLRVMTASPQLARFRRMLGLFVFFYALLHLLSYSGFDMGFDLAEIARDIAKRPFILVGFLAFCLLMLLAATSFNRAIRALGGRRWQALHRAVYAVAGLAILHFFWMRAGKNDFAEVAVYGAILAALLGWRLWRRLANRSARPVGRSRPAAPD; encoded by the coding sequence ATGAGAAAACTCCTGCTCCATCCGGCGGCCAAGCCGGTGCTGTTCGTGCTGTGCCTGCTGCCCTTGTCGTGGCTGGTCTATGCGGCCGCCACCGACCGCCTGGGCGCCAACCCCGCCGAAGCCCTGATCCGCGCCACCGGTGACTGGACCTTGCGGGCCCTGTGCATGGTGCTGGCCGTGACACCGCTGCGCGTGATGACCGCCAGCCCGCAACTGGCGCGCTTTCGGCGCATGCTGGGTCTGTTTGTGTTTTTTTATGCGCTGCTGCACCTGTTGAGCTACAGCGGGTTTGACATGGGATTCGATCTTGCCGAGATCGCCCGCGACATTGCCAAGCGGCCCTTTATTCTGGTGGGCTTTCTGGCGTTTTGCCTGCTCATGCTGTTGGCGGCCACCTCGTTCAACCGCGCCATCCGGGCATTGGGCGGGCGCCGCTGGCAGGCCCTGCACCGGGCGGTGTATGCGGTGGCCGGGCTGGCGATCCTGCATTTTTTCTGGATGCGCGCCGGCAAGAACGACTTTGCGGAAGTGGCCGTGTATGGCGCCATCCTCGCGGCCCTGCTGGGCTGGCGTCTGTGGCGGCGCCTGGCCAACCGGAGCGCCCGGCCGGTGGGGCGGAGCAGGCCCGCCGCACCGGATTGA
- the cyaY gene encoding iron donor protein CyaY has product MTDLEFLDQAEKLLLAVERSCDRINDTGDADVDSQRTGGMVTLTFPNRSQIIINLQKPLHEVWMAAKSGGYHYRFDGAAWQDTKGAGEFFDRLSQDAAQQSGTPLRFEA; this is encoded by the coding sequence ATGACCGACCTTGAATTTCTGGACCAGGCTGAAAAACTGCTGCTCGCGGTGGAGCGCAGCTGCGATCGCATCAACGACACGGGCGACGCGGATGTGGACAGCCAGCGCACGGGCGGCATGGTGACGCTGACGTTTCCCAACCGCAGCCAGATCATCATCAACCTGCAAAAACCCCTGCATGAGGTGTGGATGGCGGCCAAGTCGGGCGGATACCACTACCGGTTCGACGGGGCTGCCTGGCAAGACACCAAAGGGGCTGGTGAGTTTTTTGACCGCCTGAGCCAGGATGCCGCGCAGCAGTCTGGCACACCGCTTCGATTCGAGGCCTGA
- a CDS encoding PilN domain-containing protein, with product MILINLLPHREAARKRRREAFQATMFASFLLGLAIAGAIYWWFQVMITDQQERNSFLQREIQVLDGQIKEIASIEEEIASLRARQKAVEDLQSDRNLPVHLLNELVRQLPDGVYITSMKQDGQTISMQGMAQSNERVSEMLRNLTNNTPWFSKPELVEIVASNVALTPRDQRRVGAFNLKFQLMRSSEAQKAMDAASSTVAASAGK from the coding sequence GTGATTTTGATCAATCTGCTCCCGCACCGGGAGGCTGCGCGTAAACGCAGGCGCGAGGCTTTTCAGGCAACGATGTTTGCATCGTTTCTGCTGGGTCTTGCTATCGCAGGAGCTATCTATTGGTGGTTCCAGGTCATGATTACAGACCAGCAGGAGAGGAACAGTTTTCTTCAGCGTGAAATCCAGGTCCTTGATGGGCAAATCAAGGAAATTGCGTCCATCGAAGAGGAAATTGCTTCTTTGCGCGCACGGCAGAAGGCTGTGGAGGATCTGCAATCAGACCGGAATTTGCCGGTACATCTGCTGAACGAACTCGTCAGGCAGTTGCCGGATGGCGTCTACATCACCAGCATGAAGCAAGATGGCCAAACCATTTCCATGCAAGGCATGGCGCAATCCAATGAACGCGTTTCGGAAATGCTGCGCAACCTTACCAACAACACCCCCTGGTTTTCTAAACCGGAGCTGGTGGAAATTGTCGCCAGCAACGTGGCATTGACACCTCGGGACCAGCGTCGTGTTGGTGCTTTCAATTTGAAATTTCAGCTCATGCGATCCAGTGAGGCGCAAAAAGCCATGGATGCTGCTAGCTCGACTGTTGCTGCCTCTGCGGGAAAGTAG
- a CDS encoding MBL fold metallo-hydrolase: protein MALELYRDKNHACLMFTDLIEEDGQAVQANQFLIVDDGTGAIIDPGGNLAFNELFLAMSKHFAPSKLAYVIASHADPDIIASLDRWMTSTKASLVISRVWERFAPHFTKVGKTENRVIGVPDGGGHLPLGRHELVLLPAHFMHSEGNFHFYDPVSRILFTGDLGVSMTSGAEARIPVTDLAPHIPRMEAFHRRYMVSNKILRLWVRMARQLDIAMLVPQHGAPIMGKKAINDFLDWIDNLMCGIDLFDDRAYQIPTDHIDPVSRQLRPALQAVNA, encoded by the coding sequence ATGGCCCTGGAACTCTATCGCGACAAGAATCACGCCTGCCTGATGTTCACCGACCTCATCGAGGAGGATGGGCAGGCGGTTCAAGCCAACCAGTTCCTGATTGTTGACGACGGCACCGGCGCCATCATCGACCCCGGCGGCAACCTTGCCTTCAATGAACTGTTCCTGGCCATGTCCAAGCATTTCGCGCCCAGCAAGCTGGCGTATGTGATCGCATCGCACGCCGATCCGGACATCATTGCGTCACTCGACCGCTGGATGACCAGCACCAAGGCTTCGCTGGTGATTTCACGGGTGTGGGAGCGGTTTGCGCCGCACTTCACCAAAGTGGGCAAGACGGAAAACCGGGTGATCGGCGTGCCGGACGGTGGCGGGCATCTGCCATTGGGGCGCCATGAACTGGTGCTGCTGCCAGCGCACTTCATGCATTCCGAAGGCAACTTCCATTTCTACGACCCGGTCAGCCGCATCCTGTTCACGGGCGATCTCGGGGTGTCGATGACGTCGGGGGCCGAGGCGCGCATTCCGGTCACCGATCTGGCCCCGCATATCCCGCGCATGGAGGCTTTTCACCGCCGCTACATGGTGTCCAACAAGATCCTGCGGCTGTGGGTGCGCATGGCGCGCCAGTTGGACATCGCCATGCTGGTGCCCCAGCATGGCGCGCCCATCATGGGCAAGAAGGCCATCAACGATTTTCTGGACTGGATCGACAACCTCATGTGCGGCATTGATTTGTTCGATGATCGCGCTTACCAGATCCCGACCGACCACATCGACCCGGTGAGCCGGCAACTGCGGCCGGCACTGCAAGCGGTCAACGCCTGA
- a CDS encoding pilus assembly protein PilP, translated as MMWTGRFALILCAGVLSGCGPAGEDELRQWMADQRATTKPRITPLSEPKQFQPQAYTVENGIEPFNQLKLTQALRRDSVQIASNATLIAPEMARRKEPLEAFPLDAMTMVGSLNKTGTPTALLKVDNLLYQVRVGNYLGQNYGKITKISETAISLREIVQDATGDWIERTASLDLQEGKK; from the coding sequence ATGATGTGGACCGGTCGTTTTGCTTTGATTTTATGTGCAGGGGTTTTAAGCGGTTGCGGTCCAGCGGGCGAGGATGAATTGCGCCAATGGATGGCCGATCAGCGCGCCACTACCAAGCCGCGCATTACCCCCCTTTCCGAGCCCAAGCAGTTCCAGCCGCAAGCATATACGGTAGAGAATGGTATTGAGCCGTTCAATCAACTCAAGCTCACGCAGGCATTGCGGCGCGATTCGGTTCAGATCGCCTCCAATGCAACGTTGATTGCTCCTGAAATGGCGCGCAGGAAAGAACCATTGGAGGCATTTCCGCTGGACGCCATGACGATGGTCGGTAGCCTGAACAAAACCGGAACACCTACGGCGCTTCTCAAAGTCGATAATTTGCTGTATCAGGTTCGGGTGGGAAATTACCTTGGTCAAAATTATGGAAAAATTACCAAAATATCCGAAACGGCAATTAGTTTGCGCGAAATAGTGCAAGACGCCACCGGGGATTGGATAGAGCGCACCGCATCGCTTGACCTGCAAGAGGGAAAGAAATGA
- a CDS encoding penicillin-binding protein 1A, producing the protein MAPPNSPKQPHKPDASATDRRPGWLRWIFRAFLWIGGLGLAGGLALLMVIGVALAMAYPNLPDVSDLADYRPKLPLRVYSSEGALLGEFGEERRNLTPIREIPAVVKNAVLAIEDTRFFQHGGVDYKGMLRAVLANLGRVKSQGASTITMQVARNVYLSSEKTFTRKIYEILLTFKLEHLLTKDQILEIYMNQIYLGNRAYGFAAASEAYFGKPLKSVSIAEAAMLAGLPKAPSAYNPISNPKRARSRQLYIIERMEENGFITAEEAAAAKKEEIKIRSGQDNTRVHAEYVAEMVRQLIFNQYGNEAYTRGLNVYTTLNAANQDTAYAALRRGIMDYERRQQYRGPEQFVNLPNAPEEVEDAIDEALASHPDNGDILAAVVLEATARKIVAARANGDTVEITSDGLKPAQSGLSDKAPPNIKIRRGAVIRVVKTPKNTWEITQLPEVEGAFVALDPRTGAINALVGGFDFDKNKFNHVTQAWRQPGSSFKPFIYSAALEKGFTPATVVNDAPLFFDAGVTGGQPWEPKNYDGRYDGPMTMRTGLAKSKNMVSIRILQAVGPKTAQEWVTRFGFDAEKHPAYLTMALGAGSVTPLQMASGFSVFANGGYRVNPWLIARVTDHKGRVISENPPPTVNDLPRAIDARNAFIMDNLLQDVARTGTAARAQATLKRPDLHGKTGTTNDSVDAWFAGYQPTLAAVTWIGYDKPRNLGSRETGGGLSLPVWINFMERALKGVPVMETTVPPGVVNVGGEWFYEEYARNAGVANLGLEDRGTAASTVAPQAPPPTEERNRILDLFRN; encoded by the coding sequence ATGGCGCCCCCCAACTCCCCCAAGCAACCTCACAAGCCAGACGCTTCGGCGACCGACCGACGCCCTGGCTGGCTACGCTGGATTTTTCGCGCCTTCCTGTGGATCGGCGGGCTCGGGTTGGCTGGGGGGCTGGCCTTGCTGATGGTCATTGGTGTGGCGCTCGCCATGGCCTACCCCAATCTCCCCGACGTCTCTGATCTTGCGGACTACCGGCCCAAGCTGCCGCTCAGGGTGTACTCATCCGAAGGCGCGCTGCTGGGAGAGTTTGGCGAAGAGCGGCGCAACCTGACACCCATCCGGGAGATTCCCGCCGTGGTCAAGAATGCGGTGCTGGCCATTGAAGACACCCGGTTTTTCCAGCATGGCGGCGTGGATTACAAAGGAATGCTGCGCGCAGTCCTTGCCAATTTGGGGCGCGTCAAAAGCCAGGGCGCTTCAACCATCACCATGCAAGTGGCTCGGAATGTTTATCTGTCATCAGAAAAAACATTTACGCGGAAAATTTACGAAATATTACTGACATTCAAACTCGAGCATTTGCTCACAAAAGACCAAATTCTCGAGATTTACATGAATCAGATTTATTTGGGCAACCGTGCCTACGGATTTGCCGCCGCATCCGAGGCCTATTTTGGAAAACCGCTGAAGTCGGTTTCCATCGCCGAGGCAGCGATGCTGGCGGGGCTGCCCAAGGCGCCCTCTGCGTACAACCCGATCAGCAACCCCAAGCGCGCCAGGTCACGCCAGCTCTACATCATTGAACGGATGGAGGAAAACGGTTTCATCACGGCCGAAGAAGCTGCGGCCGCAAAGAAGGAAGAAATCAAAATCCGCTCAGGACAGGACAACACCCGCGTCCACGCCGAATATGTGGCCGAGATGGTGCGGCAACTGATCTTCAACCAGTATGGCAATGAGGCTTACACCCGCGGCCTGAATGTGTACACCACGCTGAACGCGGCCAACCAGGATACCGCCTACGCGGCCCTGCGGCGCGGCATCATGGATTACGAGCGACGCCAGCAGTATCGCGGTCCCGAGCAATTCGTGAACCTGCCCAACGCTCCAGAAGAGGTGGAGGACGCCATCGACGAAGCGCTTGCCAGCCATCCAGACAACGGAGACATCCTGGCAGCAGTGGTGCTAGAGGCCACCGCACGCAAGATCGTGGCTGCGCGCGCGAACGGGGACACTGTTGAAATCACGAGCGACGGGCTCAAACCAGCCCAGTCCGGGCTGAGCGACAAGGCCCCGCCCAACATCAAGATTCGCCGGGGTGCCGTGATTCGCGTGGTCAAGACGCCCAAGAACACCTGGGAAATCACGCAGTTGCCCGAGGTGGAAGGCGCCTTCGTGGCGCTGGATCCGCGCACTGGTGCCATCAATGCGCTGGTGGGCGGCTTTGATTTTGACAAGAACAAGTTCAACCATGTAACGCAGGCCTGGCGCCAGCCGGGGTCGAGCTTCAAACCCTTTATCTACTCCGCCGCACTGGAAAAGGGCTTCACTCCCGCCACAGTCGTCAATGACGCCCCCCTCTTTTTTGATGCGGGCGTGACCGGCGGCCAGCCCTGGGAACCCAAGAACTACGACGGAAGATACGACGGTCCCATGACCATGCGCACGGGTTTGGCCAAATCCAAAAACATGGTCTCCATCCGCATCCTTCAGGCGGTCGGCCCCAAGACGGCGCAGGAGTGGGTGACCCGCTTCGGCTTCGACGCTGAAAAGCATCCCGCTTACCTGACCATGGCATTGGGAGCGGGTTCGGTCACACCGTTGCAGATGGCGTCGGGGTTCTCGGTATTTGCCAATGGCGGCTATCGCGTCAACCCGTGGCTGATTGCACGCGTGACCGACCACAAAGGCCGCGTGATCTCCGAAAACCCGCCTCCCACAGTCAACGACCTACCCCGCGCCATTGATGCACGCAATGCCTTCATCATGGACAACCTGCTGCAGGATGTTGCGCGCACAGGAACTGCAGCACGGGCGCAAGCCACCCTCAAGCGGCCGGACCTGCACGGCAAGACAGGTACCACCAATGACTCGGTAGACGCGTGGTTTGCCGGGTACCAGCCCACACTGGCCGCAGTGACCTGGATTGGTTACGACAAGCCCCGCAACCTGGGCAGCAGGGAAACCGGGGGCGGGCTGAGCCTGCCGGTGTGGATCAATTTCATGGAGCGCGCACTCAAGGGCGTGCCCGTCATGGAGACCACCGTGCCGCCGGGGGTGGTGAATGTCGGTGGTGAGTGGTTCTATGAGGAATATGCGCGCAATGCGGGGGTGGCGAACCTGGGCCTGGAAGACCGGGGCACCGCTGCGTCCACCGTGGCACCGCAAGCGCCGCCGCCGACCGAAGAGCGCAATCGCATCCTCGATCTCTTCCGCAACTGA
- a CDS encoding pilus assembly protein PilM produces the protein MISTGSFFSRQSAPLLGIDISSSSVKLVELGRDKGGGLVLERCAIEPLERGWITDGNIEKFDEVADALRRLVKKSGTRTKNVALALPPSAVITKKITLPGGMTEQELEVQVESEANQYIPFSLDEVSLDFCVIGPSKNAPGDVDVLIAASRREKVQDRQGLAEAAGLKPVVVDIESYASRLAAGRLIEALPNKGVDALVALFEVGALTTSLQVIRNEEVLYDRDQAFGGAQLTQLIVRQYGFSVEEAESKKRNGDLPEDYQTAVLRPFVESMAQEIGRALQFFFTSTPHNRVDHIMLAGGSAPLPGLTEAVTRQTGFACSAVNPFDGMEIGSSVRLKKMVREAPSYLTSCGLAMRRFLQ, from the coding sequence TTGATCTCAACGGGGTCTTTTTTTAGTCGCCAGTCCGCACCGCTGCTGGGTATCGACATCAGTTCCTCCAGCGTCAAGTTGGTGGAGCTAGGGCGCGACAAGGGCGGTGGGCTGGTGCTCGAGCGCTGCGCCATCGAACCGCTGGAGCGTGGTTGGATCACAGACGGTAACATCGAAAAATTCGATGAGGTTGCTGATGCATTGCGCCGGCTTGTCAAAAAGAGTGGCACCCGTACCAAGAACGTTGCCTTGGCGCTGCCTCCATCGGCGGTGATCACCAAAAAGATCACTCTGCCCGGTGGCATGACAGAGCAGGAGCTCGAGGTCCAGGTCGAGTCCGAGGCGAACCAGTACATTCCCTTTTCCCTGGACGAGGTCAGTCTGGATTTCTGCGTTATTGGGCCTAGCAAAAATGCGCCCGGCGACGTGGATGTGTTGATTGCGGCCTCGCGGCGGGAGAAAGTGCAAGACCGGCAAGGTCTTGCCGAAGCGGCTGGGCTCAAGCCGGTGGTCGTCGATATCGAATCGTACGCGTCAAGGCTTGCTGCTGGACGATTGATCGAAGCGCTGCCCAACAAAGGGGTGGACGCCCTTGTCGCATTGTTTGAAGTCGGGGCGCTTACCACGAGTTTGCAGGTCATTCGCAATGAAGAGGTCTTGTACGACCGGGACCAGGCATTCGGCGGGGCGCAATTGACGCAACTTATCGTGCGGCAATACGGGTTTTCCGTCGAAGAGGCCGAAAGCAAGAAGCGCAACGGGGACTTGCCAGAGGACTACCAAACAGCGGTGCTTCGACCATTTGTTGAAAGCATGGCCCAAGAAATTGGTCGAGCGCTGCAATTTTTCTTTACCAGTACGCCGCACAACCGTGTTGATCACATCATGCTGGCTGGCGGATCGGCGCCGCTGCCGGGTTTGACAGAGGCGGTCACCCGTCAGACTGGTTTTGCGTGCAGTGCTGTCAATCCGTTTGACGGAATGGAGATTGGAAGTTCCGTCCGTTTGAAAAAGATGGTGCGTGAAGCCCCTTCATATCTCACTTCATGTGGTTTGGCTATGCGGAGGTTTCTGCAGTGA